AGTAAACGGTGAACCAGTTCTGGCCATCCAGCACGCCGTTGCGCACTGCATCGGCTACCTCGAAGTCGCCGGCCACCGCACCCGCCGGAAACGGCTCGATGGTGACTTCACCGCCGGTCTCCTCGGCCACGCGCTTACACCATGTTTCGAAGATGCTGTAGCCTGTGGTGCCCGGCTGCCAGGAAGACTGCATACGGATTCGAATGCTCTCCTGGGCCTGGGCGTTGCCGATCCAGGGGGCCGCCACCGCGGCCGCGGAGCCTAGTGCGGCGGTCTTGAGGAAGCTGCGGCGACTGGCCGGCGCCTTGGTAAGCGTGTCGGTCGATGAAGCGACATCGGTGATCAAGCGAGAGGGATGCTTGTCATCTTGCATGGCATGAACTCCTGGGATGGCATCTCGTATCGGGAGGACGAGATGAGACTTTTTTTGTTCTCCCCGTCGGGGACGGGACTCGCATATCGGCAGATTCAGCACACCTGAGCCACTGATACCGCCGTCGTTCATTCACGACTACAAACTAGCGAAAAACGCCGGTCGCGCCAGACCCTCCCAAAGCAGTACATCAACGCTAACAGTCGAAAAAATTGGTCTTACCATCGCGCCAGGCATTGCCAGCAAAGGGTTTTGGAAATATTTTCCGGTTAATGCCAATCGATGATTTCGCGGCCTTTTACGACCAAAGAACGACGGCAAAAGGGTTTCCGCGACCTGCCATACGTCGATATCTGGCCGCCAGAGACCAGAAACGCCACCCTCTGCATCGCGCAAAACGCCATGAGGGTGATAAAAAAGGTAGGAATGTGAGGTGGGAGATATCGGCCGCACTTAAAGCTTCAGCGAGAGAGGCCGATATATAGCGCAGCAGTGAACCGTGCTGAAAGAGTTGCCGAAAAGGGACTTGACCACATCCTTTTGGATACTGCCTCCTGTGTTGCTATACGCCGAATAATGCCGAAATGGATGACAACATGGCGCGATGTGCTAGACATGCCCACTCCTGTGGCCGCTGTGATGGGCCCCTGCCCTTCGACTTCACGATGGCGTTCCAGCCAATCGTCGATCTTGAGGCGGGTCGCATTCACTCCTACGAGGCCCTGGTTCGCGGCCTTCAGGGGGAGTCGGCGGGTAGCGTAATCGGCCAGGTCTGCGACGACCTCTTGTATCGCTTCGACCAGGCGTGCCGGGTCAAGGCCATCGAGCTGGCCAGTCGGCTGGATATGCGCGAGCCGCTCTCGATCAACTTCATGCCCAATGCTGTTTACGAGCCGGAAGCCTGCATTCAGGCAACGCTGGAGGTCTGCAAGCGAGTGGGATGGCCTACCGAGCGCATCAACTTCGAGATCACCGAGACCGAACTGGTGCAGGACCGCCAGCACCTGCGCAGCATCATCGATGCCTACCGGGCGATGGGGTTCACCACGGCGCTGGACGACTTCGGCAACGGCTATGCCAACCTCGACCTGCTCACCGACCTGCGTCCGGACACCCTCAAGCTCGACCGGGAACTGGTACGGAACTGCGACCAGGACCGCCGCCGTCAGGCACTGGTGCGGGCGGTGCTTGGGCTCGCCAGCGAACTTGAAATCCAGTTGGTGGCCGAGGGCATCGAACGTGAAGAGGAAGCGCTATGGCTTCGCGATCACGGGATCTACCTGCAGCAGGGCTTCTTCTTCGCGCGCCCCGCATTGGAAGCGTTGAGCCCGGGGCTCTCAAGCTCTCTCAAGGCCTTGCGGGGGAAGGCCTTGAATGCCTGACGGCCATTCCGTGGCCGGCATCTGGGCTCGTGATGGCGACAGAATGCCGGCGACGTGATGGAGGTCTACGAGCCTTGCTCAGCACAACTAACTCAGCACAACTAACTCAGCACAACGCCCAAACTAGCGGGTAAACACCACCGTGCGGCGCTTATTCAGGAAGACGCGTCGTTCCACGTGGTAGGACACGGCCCGAGCCAGCGTCAGACACTCGACGTCGCGGCCCTTGGCCACCAGATCCTCGGGATAGTCGGCATGGCTGACCGGATCGACCCCCTGGGTGATGATCGGCCCTTCGTCGAGATCGTCGTTGATATAGTGAGCGGTGGCCCCGACCAGCTTGACGCCCTTTTCATAGGCCTGATGGTAGGGCTTGGCTCCCTTGAACCCGGGCAGCAGTGAGTGGTGGATGTTGATCGCCCGACCGCTGAGCTTCTTGCACATCTCACTGGATAGTACCTGCATGTAGCGGGCGAGTATTACCAGTTCGGCGCCGGTGTCCTGCACCACCTGCCATACCTGGGCTTCCTGTTCGGCCTTGGTCTCTGGCGTGATCGGAAAGTGGTAATACGGCAGGTCATGCCAGGCGGCCAGCGGTTCGAGATCCGGATGGTTGGAAACCACCGCACGGATGTCGATGGACAGCTGGCCGGTACGATAGCGATACAGCAGGTCATTCAGGCAATGGTCGGCCTTGGACACCATGATCACCACCGGCAGCCGCGCGCCGGGGGCGGTCAGCTCGAAGGCCATATCGAACTCCCCGGCCCGCGCAGCGAAGTCGGCTTGAAAAGCCCCGGCGTCAAACTCGGCGTCCATGGGGCGGAACTCGGTTCGAATGAAGAACCGCTCGGCATGGCGGTCGTCAAAGGACTGCTGCTCGGTGATGTAGCAGCGGCTCTCCTTGAGAAGGCGGGTCACCACGTCCACGGTACCCAGGCGACTGGGACACTGGGCGGTGAGGACCCAAGTCCCGTCGCTCTTATCGATACTACGATTCATGTGGCTCATGGGATGTCTCCAGACAAAGCAGGCCGGGACGAACCCGGCCTGGAAAAGCAGTCGAGAAGGAAGCTGGCTCAGCGCTCGACGCCGATGCCGAACTCCTCACCAGCGTCGAGCAGCCAACGATAGGTGTAATCGGCGAAGCTACGACGCACCACCAACTCCCAGCGCTCCTCAGAAGGACGACGCAGAATCACCGTGGCCTTGGCAAATACCGTGGTAACCCCCTTGCCTACCGGGAAATGACGCGGATGCACGTCATAGGCCACCGACTTCATTAACACCTCGCGAGCCGCCTCGCCCTCGAGCTCCAGCAGGGTCTGGCCGCCGCTGACGTTGCTGATGGCGAAATGGGCATCACCCAGCGCCTCGCGCAGACGACGCTCGACGTCGAACTCCTCGCCGCCCGGCACGATCAGCAGCCACTCGTCCGGGGACATCCACTGAATCGAGCGCTCACCGGCCTCGTCCTGGACTAGACCCAGGGGTTCGCCGGGTAGGCCCATGCCGAGCACTTCGCGCAGCGCCTCGTCGAGGACGATGGCGCCACCACGCAGCGTCAGCTGCCCCAGAAAGGCACGCTCGCGCAGCGTTACCGTGGTGTCGGCCTTGGCCTTCGGTGCACCCGAGCGATGCATGCTGTAAGCCAGCGGCGACTCGACGGCGATCTCGCTTGCATGTTCAACGCCGGGGCGCGAATCGAACTGTTGTGCGTTAGACATTCTGACGCTCTCCCTTGGGATCGAGGAAGATGGGGCTGACGATTTCGGCCTCGTGGACCTTGCCGTCGGCCATGGGCAGATAGACGGTCTCGCCCATCCTCTGGTGGCCGCCCTTTACCACGGCCAGGGCGAAGCCTGATGCCAGGGTCGGGCTGTAGTAGCTGGAGGTCACGTGACCCTTCATCGGCATCGGAATCGAGTGGTTGGGGTCAAACACGATCTGCGCGCCTTCTTCCAGCACCACCGAAGGATCCTTGGGCTTGAGGCCCACCATTTGCTTACGGTCGGTGCGCTTGGTGTCAGGACGCGTGAGTGCCCGCTTGCCGATCCAGGAATTAGGTTTGTCGTAGCCAATCGCCCAGTGCATGCCCAGGTCTTCCGGGGTCACCGAGCCGTCGGTGTCCTGACCGGCGATGATGAAGCCCTTCTCGGCACGCAGCACGTGCATGGTTTCGGTGCCGTAAGGCGTCAGGCCATACTTGTCGCCGTGGGCGAACAGCTTTTTCCAGACGTGCATCGCGTAGTTGGCCTGGACGTTGATCTCGTAAGCCAGCTCTCCCGTAAAGGAAATGCGGAAGACACGCGCCGGCACGCCAGCCACCTGACCTTCACGCCAGTCCATGAACTTGAAGCTTTCCTTGTCGAGATCGATGTCGGTGAGCTCGGCCATCAGCTTGCGCGCTTCAGGTCCCGTGACGGTCATGGTCGCCCAGTGATCGGTCACGGAGGTGAAGTAGACGTCCAGCTCCGGCCACTCGGTCTGGTGCCAAATCTCGAGCCATTCCAACACGGTGGCGGCGCCGCCGGTGCTGGTGGTCATCAAGAAGTGGTTTTCTGCCAAGCAACTGGTGGTGCCGTCATCGAACACCATGCCGTCGTCTTTGCACATCAAACCATAGCGAACGCGGCCCGGCGCCAGCTTGGCCCACTTGTTGGTGTAGACGCGACCCAGGAACTCACGCGCATCCGGGCCCTGGATGTCGATCTTGCCAAGCGTCGAGGCATCAAGAATCCCGACCTTCTCGCGCACTGCGCTGCACTCACGGGCAACCGCCTCATGCATGGTCTCAAGGCGCTCGCCGTTCTCTGCGCGGCGCTTTTGTGGAAAGTACCAGGGACGCTTCCACTGGCCCACGTCCTCGAACTCGGCGCCATTCTCGACATGCCACTGGTGCATGGCGGTATAGCGTTCGGGATCGAACAACTCGCCGCAGTGACGACCGACGATCGCGCCAAAGCTGACCGGCGTGTAATTGGGACGGAACACCGTCGTACCGACCTCGGGAATCGTGCGTCCCAGGCAGCGTGCAGCGATGGCCATGCCGTTGATATTGCCAAGCTTGCCCTGATCGGTGCCGAAGCCCATCGCGGTATAGCGCTTGACGTGCTCGATGGACTCGAAGCCCTCGCGGGTCGCAAGCTCAATCGCCGCTGCCGAGACATCGTTCTGCATATCGACGAACTGCTTGGGTCCGCGCAGGGTCGACTTCAGATGCGGCACTTGATAGAGCGCCACTGCAGCGCCTTCCCGCCGGTCATCGACCTTGGGCAGACTCGCGCCTTGGCTCTCGAAACCACAGGCCTCGCCCGCGTCGCTGCCGGCTTTGAAGCCGTCTGCGATCACCTGACCGAGCGCATAGACACCGTGTGCAGCACCGGTAGGCGTCATGCCTTTCACCGGTGACGGCACGAAGCCCAGAAGCTCTTCATTCCAGGTCGGCCGGCTGCCGGTATGAGACGCCAAATGCACCACCGGGCTGAAACCACCGGAACTCGCGATGGTGTCGCAGGCAAGCT
Above is a window of Halomonas sp. I5-271120 DNA encoding:
- a CDS encoding sarcosine oxidase subunit alpha; translation: MSQPNRLKTGGRVDRSRQLTFTFNGQRYQGHPGDTLASALLANGVDIVNRSFKYSRPRGIVAAGAEEPNGIVQLGGTEAGQVPNVRATQQALYQDLSARSTNGWPNVQRDLMGLVGKLGGQFMPPGFYYKTFMAPASMWLTYEKYIRKAAGLGRSPTENDPDIYDHRHQHCDVLVVGAGPAGLSAALAAGRAGARVILVDEQEEMGGSLLSSRESIDGAPATTWVEKVLKELSELEQVTLMPRTTANGYHDHNFVTLHERCTEHLADLAPRAGGRRQVRSRMHRVRAGQVVLASGAHERPLVYAGNDVPGNMLAGAVSTYIRRYGVAPGNRLVLSTSNDDGYRSALDWAEAGREVVAIADARQSPDGELVEQARAKGIQIIAGSAVIEARGDKRVAAAKVAEIDIEGFKVSGPVEELACDTIASSGGFSPVVHLASHTGSRPTWNEELLGFVPSPVKGMTPTGAAHGVYALGQVIADGFKAGSDAGEACGFESQGASLPKVDDRREGAAVALYQVPHLKSTLRGPKQFVDMQNDVSAAAIELATREGFESIEHVKRYTAMGFGTDQGKLGNINGMAIAARCLGRTIPEVGTTVFRPNYTPVSFGAIVGRHCGELFDPERYTAMHQWHVENGAEFEDVGQWKRPWYFPQKRRAENGERLETMHEAVARECSAVREKVGILDASTLGKIDIQGPDAREFLGRVYTNKWAKLAPGRVRYGLMCKDDGMVFDDGTTSCLAENHFLMTTSTGGAATVLEWLEIWHQTEWPELDVYFTSVTDHWATMTVTGPEARKLMAELTDIDLDKESFKFMDWREGQVAGVPARVFRISFTGELAYEINVQANYAMHVWKKLFAHGDKYGLTPYGTETMHVLRAEKGFIIAGQDTDGSVTPEDLGMHWAIGYDKPNSWIGKRALTRPDTKRTDRKQMVGLKPKDPSVVLEEGAQIVFDPNHSIPMPMKGHVTSSYYSPTLASGFALAVVKGGHQRMGETVYLPMADGKVHEAEIVSPIFLDPKGERQNV
- the purU gene encoding formyltetrahydrofolate deformylase → MNRSIDKSDGTWVLTAQCPSRLGTVDVVTRLLKESRCYITEQQSFDDRHAERFFIRTEFRPMDAEFDAGAFQADFAARAGEFDMAFELTAPGARLPVVIMVSKADHCLNDLLYRYRTGQLSIDIRAVVSNHPDLEPLAAWHDLPYYHFPITPETKAEQEAQVWQVVQDTGAELVILARYMQVLSSEMCKKLSGRAINIHHSLLPGFKGAKPYHQAYEKGVKLVGATAHYINDDLDEGPIITQGVDPVSHADYPEDLVAKGRDVECLTLARAVSYHVERRVFLNKRRTVVFTR
- a CDS encoding sarcosine oxidase subunit gamma, translated to MSNAQQFDSRPGVEHASEIAVESPLAYSMHRSGAPKAKADTTVTLRERAFLGQLTLRGGAIVLDEALREVLGMGLPGEPLGLVQDEAGERSIQWMSPDEWLLIVPGGEEFDVERRLREALGDAHFAISNVSGGQTLLELEGEAAREVLMKSVAYDVHPRHFPVGKGVTTVFAKATVILRRPSEERWELVVRRSFADYTYRWLLDAGEEFGIGVER
- a CDS encoding EAL domain-containing protein; protein product: MARCARHAHSCGRCDGPLPFDFTMAFQPIVDLEAGRIHSYEALVRGLQGESAGSVIGQVCDDLLYRFDQACRVKAIELASRLDMREPLSINFMPNAVYEPEACIQATLEVCKRVGWPTERINFEITETELVQDRQHLRSIIDAYRAMGFTTALDDFGNGYANLDLLTDLRPDTLKLDRELVRNCDQDRRRQALVRAVLGLASELEIQLVAEGIEREEEALWLRDHGIYLQQGFFFARPALEALSPGLSSSLKALRGKALNA